The DNA sequence TCACCCGGACCGTGACGCCGCGCCCGGTGGAGTGCAGCCCGACGCCGATGCCGTGGCGGCGCGCCAGGTGCCCGACGACGACCAGGCCCATCCGCTCGGCGGCGGAGCTGTCGATGCCGACCGGGGCGGCGAGCTGGTCGTTCGCCTCGGCGAGGGCGAAGGCGGTCATGCCGATGCCGTCGTCGGTGATGATCAGTTCCGCGGTGCCGTCGGGGCGCGCGTGGCCGTGCACCTCGACGAAGGTGTCCGGCGGCGAGAACGACAGGCCGTTGTCGAGCAGCTCCGCCACCAGGTTGATGACGTCGGCGACGGCGTGGCCGACGACGTGCACCGAGTCGGCGATCTCGTGGCGTACGCGCTGGTAGTGCTCGACCTCGGCGGCGGCGGCCAGCACGATGTCGTCGAGGTCGCGCGGGCGGCTCCAGTGCCGGGCGGTGTCCCCGCCCGCGAGCACCAGCAGGTTCTCGTCGTTGCGGCGCAGCCGGGCGGCGAGGTGGTCGAGCCGGAACAGGTTGTCCAGCTTGTCCGGGTCGACCTCGGCGTGCTCCATGTCGTCGAGCAGTTGCAGTTGCCGTTCCACCAGGCTCTGGCTGCGCAGCGCCAGCTTGATGAAGATCTCGTTGACGTTGCGGCGCATCGCGGCCTGCTCGGCGGCCAGCCGCACCGCGCTGCGGTGCACGGCGGTGAAGGCCTCGGCGACCTCGGCGACCTCGTCGCGCGAGCCGACCCGGATCGGGTCCACCCGGATCGGCGGGGCGGCGCCCGACGACTGGCGCAGCTGCTCGATCACGCGCGGCAGCCGCACCTCGGCGACGACCAGTGCCTGCTCGCGCAGCGACCGCAGCGTGAAAGCCATGTTCCGGCCGATCACCACCGACAGCATCAGCGCCGCGAGCAGCAGCCCGATCGCGGTGACCGAGCGCACCAGGGTGGTCTGCCACTGGTCGCGGCTGGCCCCGCCCACGGCGGCGACGGCATCGTCGACCAGGGTCTGCTCCACGGTACGCAGCAGCTGAAGCTCGGTCGTGCTGGCCGACCACCACTGCTGGGCGTCGACGCCGCGCTCGGCGGCCGCGCCCTCCTGCGCGATCAGCTGCTCCAACCGGTCGGCGTTGCGGACCGCCTGGCCGGACACGGTGTCGTCGAACCGGGCCACCTGCGCGGGCACGGCGTCGGCGCGGAACCGCACCAGCGCGGCGCTGCGCTGGGCGCGCAGGTCGGCGATGCGGTTGTCCCAGCCCGCTTCCACCGGCGCGCCGTAGCTGCGGCACAGCAGGTAGAGCTGGCCGCGGATCTGCGCGGCGAGCTCCTTGGCGCGCGCCAGGTCGGTGAATCCGCGCACCTGCCGCCCGAGCTCGGCGTCGCCGCCGGGATCGCCCGCGGGCAGCAGCGCCTGGAGGTCGGTGATGGCGCCGCTGTACAGGTCGAACACCGCCTGGGTGCGCAGCCAGCCCTGGCCGACGCCCTCGCGCAGCCGGACCAGGTCGGCCAGCCGCTCGTCGGCGCGCGCATACGACTCGGCGAGCGCCTCGTCCTCGCCCAGCAGCGGCAGGGCCCGCGCGCGCAGCCGCTGCACCGCCCGGTCGACCGCCGTCCACTCCGGGGCGAGGCCGCCGACGTCGCGCTGCTGCGGGCGCCGGGCCGACAGCGCGGCGAGCATGCCGACGGTGCGGTCGCGCTCGCGCTGCAACTCGTGCACCAGCTCGGTGACCTCGACCCCGAGCTTGACCTGCTGGGAGAAGACGTTGAGGCCGGAGGCGGCCCGGACCGAGTCCGAGATCTGCACCCCGGTCACCACGAGGAAGCCCAGCAGCGGCACGGTGAGCACCGCCGCGAGCTTGGTGGGCACGCGCCAGTATGGCGTACGCAGGGCGGAGGGTCGCCGATGGACACCGCCCGCCCGCCAGCTGGGGGGCCGCTCGCCGGGCTCGTCGGCCGTCATCGGCGTCACCACTTCCGTATTGCAACACTGTCCTAACCGGAGAGACCCGGTTGTCGGGTCATATCTAACCGGCAGCACGAATGTTGCAGCAAGTATGTCCGGGGCATCAACTTACCGAACCGAATACTTCCGACTCGGGGGCTTGAAACTCTCAGTCGGGCACGAAAAGATACCCCGGGTCCGCACCACGGATGCCTATGTGGAAAATCGTCGATTCGGAGTGTACGACCATGATTCGGCTGCGCCCGGCCTGGTGCCTGATGTGGGGCCTGGCCTCGGTCGCCGCTTCCGCGAGCGGATGCAC is a window from the Catellatospora sp. TT07R-123 genome containing:
- a CDS encoding nitrate- and nitrite sensing domain-containing protein — its product is MTADEPGERPPSWRAGGVHRRPSALRTPYWRVPTKLAAVLTVPLLGFLVVTGVQISDSVRAASGLNVFSQQVKLGVEVTELVHELQRERDRTVGMLAALSARRPQQRDVGGLAPEWTAVDRAVQRLRARALPLLGEDEALAESYARADERLADLVRLREGVGQGWLRTQAVFDLYSGAITDLQALLPAGDPGGDAELGRQVRGFTDLARAKELAAQIRGQLYLLCRSYGAPVEAGWDNRIADLRAQRSAALVRFRADAVPAQVARFDDTVSGQAVRNADRLEQLIAQEGAAAERGVDAQQWWSASTTELQLLRTVEQTLVDDAVAAVGGASRDQWQTTLVRSVTAIGLLLAALMLSVVIGRNMAFTLRSLREQALVVAEVRLPRVIEQLRQSSGAAPPIRVDPIRVGSRDEVAEVAEAFTAVHRSAVRLAAEQAAMRRNVNEIFIKLALRSQSLVERQLQLLDDMEHAEVDPDKLDNLFRLDHLAARLRRNDENLLVLAGGDTARHWSRPRDLDDIVLAAAAEVEHYQRVRHEIADSVHVVGHAVADVINLVAELLDNGLSFSPPDTFVEVHGHARPDGTAELIITDDGIGMTAFALAEANDQLAAPVGIDSSAAERMGLVVVGHLARRHGIGVGLHSTGRGVTVRVTLPAALLAPAPDPDEAPAALPVRTAADDSGVPEGHRLVQVPPQPGPRDEARPDAAQAEQAPVDGADDADDADEAAEAAEASVWWSRDAPAPVAPRAVMTPAPQVTELTPAGLPVRVRSGAPAAVKAASLGAEVDPDAMGDTLTRLAGGIRRAEAEDEAPDGARAEAVSAPPAG